From Streptomyces sp. NBC_00370, a single genomic window includes:
- a CDS encoding Gfo/Idh/MocA family protein: MSLDSPSEPPPGPNAADQPPLRVGLVGAGPWARTMHARMLAAGPETQLAGVWARRPEAAAETAAPYGARVAASFEELLDLSEAIAFAVPPAVQAELAVRAARAGKPVLLEKPLGPDLASARKVAEAVAEHGVVSQLVLTKRYHPVTREFLRLAAQTEVTGARSCYLHGAFLGGEFATPWRLEQGALLDLGPHLLDLLDAAVGPIASVHATGDSRRWIELTCEHTNGAISQASLSGTVRLPAARTRIELYGPGEEIVYDTAELDHEECWPVLRREFAAAVRSGVSSPIDAARGLHVQELLEMATATLSR; this comes from the coding sequence ATGTCGCTCGACTCGCCTTCCGAACCCCCGCCCGGTCCGAACGCCGCCGATCAGCCGCCCTTGCGGGTAGGTCTGGTCGGCGCCGGCCCCTGGGCCCGGACGATGCACGCCCGGATGCTCGCGGCAGGACCCGAGACCCAACTCGCCGGCGTGTGGGCCAGACGCCCCGAGGCCGCCGCCGAGACCGCCGCACCGTACGGCGCCCGGGTGGCCGCCTCGTTCGAAGAACTCCTGGACCTCAGCGAGGCCATCGCCTTCGCCGTACCACCCGCCGTCCAGGCGGAGTTGGCGGTACGCGCGGCACGGGCCGGCAAACCGGTGCTGCTGGAGAAACCGCTGGGCCCTGATCTGGCGTCGGCCCGCAAGGTCGCCGAAGCGGTGGCGGAGCACGGTGTCGTCTCCCAGCTCGTTCTGACGAAGCGTTACCACCCGGTGACGCGCGAGTTCCTCCGTCTCGCGGCACAGACGGAGGTGACGGGGGCGCGCTCCTGCTATCTCCACGGTGCCTTCCTCGGCGGGGAGTTCGCCACCCCGTGGCGGCTGGAGCAAGGTGCCCTGCTCGATCTCGGACCCCATCTGCTGGACCTGCTCGACGCGGCCGTCGGTCCGATCGCGTCCGTGCACGCGACGGGAGACTCGCGCCGCTGGATCGAGCTGACCTGTGAACACACCAACGGTGCGATCAGCCAGGCATCCCTCTCCGGCACGGTCCGCCTCCCCGCCGCCCGCACGCGCATCGAGCTGTACGGACCCGGCGAGGAGATCGTCTACGACACGGCGGAACTCGACCACGAGGAATGCTGGCCCGTACTGCGCCGGGAGTTCGCCGCCGCCGTCCGCTCCGGCGTTTCCTCCCCGATCGACGCCGCGCGCGGTCTGCACGTCCAGGAACTCCTGGAAATGGCCACGGCCACGCTTTCTCGTTGA
- a CDS encoding ROK family protein: MPVNQASAGHLLRLIRTGEAVTRGELQHVTGLSRSTVGNRLDQLFAAGWLRDTAAGASTGGRPSARLEFNSSHAVVLAVDLETRHSRAAVLGLDGTLLADRSEPLLISDGPDRVLDTVASWFPSLLEKAGTDASRVCGIGLSVPGPVDWTTGQLVQPPIMPGWDQYPVPVRMQEAYARHVPSAGAPVPVLVDNDANLMAYAEQRLFYPDCSAFVLVKVSTGIGAGVVVDGEPYRGIDGGAGDIGHIRLHDRTEALCMCGSYGCLAAVASGRAIAEQLASAGIPTTSGSDVREHLAAGQPDAVRLAREAGQRVGEVLVTVVTLLNPGVLVLAGDLAGTPFLTGVRELLYQRAMPRTTAHLNVVTSRLGDQAALSGAAAMVVEHLYAPDRADTRLAALNGG, translated from the coding sequence ATGCCGGTGAACCAGGCGAGTGCGGGGCATCTGCTGCGGCTGATCCGCACGGGTGAAGCAGTGACGCGCGGCGAACTCCAGCATGTGACAGGGCTGTCCCGGTCCACCGTCGGCAACCGCCTGGACCAGCTCTTCGCCGCCGGGTGGCTGCGGGACACGGCAGCCGGCGCCTCTACCGGCGGACGGCCCTCCGCACGCCTGGAGTTCAACTCCTCGCACGCGGTGGTCCTCGCCGTCGACCTGGAGACCCGGCACAGCCGGGCCGCGGTGCTCGGCCTGGACGGCACCCTCCTCGCCGACCGCTCGGAGCCGTTGCTCATCTCGGACGGACCCGACCGGGTGCTGGACACCGTCGCGAGCTGGTTCCCCTCGCTGCTGGAGAAGGCGGGCACCGACGCCTCACGGGTCTGCGGAATCGGTCTGTCCGTACCCGGCCCCGTCGACTGGACGACGGGACAGCTCGTCCAGCCCCCGATCATGCCGGGCTGGGACCAGTACCCGGTCCCCGTCCGGATGCAGGAGGCGTACGCCCGGCACGTCCCGTCCGCCGGGGCGCCGGTACCCGTGCTCGTCGACAACGACGCCAATCTCATGGCCTACGCCGAACAGCGCCTCTTCTACCCCGACTGCTCAGCGTTCGTGCTGGTGAAGGTGTCCACAGGCATCGGCGCCGGTGTCGTCGTCGACGGGGAGCCCTACCGGGGCATCGACGGCGGAGCCGGCGACATCGGACACATCCGGCTGCACGACAGGACCGAGGCGTTGTGCATGTGCGGGTCCTACGGCTGCCTCGCGGCCGTGGCCAGCGGCCGTGCGATCGCTGAGCAGTTGGCGTCCGCCGGCATTCCGACGACGTCGGGCTCCGACGTACGGGAGCACCTGGCCGCGGGCCAGCCGGACGCCGTCAGACTGGCCCGCGAGGCCGGTCAGCGGGTCGGAGAAGTGCTGGTCACCGTGGTGACCCTGCTCAACCCCGGGGTGCTGGTCCTCGCGGGCGATCTGGCCGGCACCCCGTTCCTGACGGGTGTGCGCGAACTCCTCTACCAGCGCGCGATGCCGCGCACGACGGCACACCTCAACGTGGTGACGTCCCGTCTCGGCGACCAGGCAGCGCTCAGTGGCGCGGCCGCCATGGTCGTCGAGCACCTCTACGCCCCGGACAGGGCCGACACCCGACTGGCCGCGCTCAACGGCGGCTGA
- a CDS encoding carbohydrate ABC transporter permease, with the protein MTRTQFEERLFGVLRWVTIVCLALITLVPFYYMLLLSVKPIDALLLDPGSLWVSGKDFTLDTYKNVLQSTDDGGQGFLRMMLNSALVSLGTVALTLAAAVPGAYAISRLKFFGSRHVSALFLAVYLFPATLLAVPLFVMFAKIGLSGSLVGLAIVYIAQTVPVSIYMLKNYFITIPVSVEEAAALDGASRWQTVRRVVLPLAMPSLMATGLYVFMIAWNEFLFALLFLAADPDKWTVSLGLQQLANGIEVPKTVLMAGSVVLTLPVVLLFYAAERLLTEGLTSGADKG; encoded by the coding sequence ATGACCCGCACTCAGTTCGAGGAACGCCTCTTCGGCGTCCTGCGATGGGTCACCATCGTCTGCCTGGCACTGATCACGCTCGTGCCCTTCTACTACATGCTGCTGCTTTCGGTGAAGCCGATCGACGCACTGCTGCTGGACCCAGGGTCCCTGTGGGTCTCCGGCAAGGACTTCACCCTCGACACCTACAAGAACGTCCTGCAGTCCACCGACGACGGCGGCCAGGGCTTCCTGCGGATGATGCTCAACTCGGCGCTGGTGTCGCTCGGTACGGTAGCTCTCACGCTGGCCGCCGCCGTCCCGGGCGCGTACGCCATCAGCCGGCTGAAGTTCTTCGGCAGCCGCCACGTCAGCGCACTGTTCCTGGCGGTCTATCTCTTCCCCGCCACCCTCCTCGCCGTTCCGCTGTTCGTGATGTTCGCGAAGATCGGCCTCTCCGGGAGCCTGGTCGGACTGGCGATCGTCTACATCGCCCAGACCGTGCCCGTCTCGATCTACATGCTGAAGAACTACTTCATCACCATCCCGGTGAGCGTCGAGGAGGCCGCCGCTCTCGACGGTGCGTCACGCTGGCAGACCGTGCGCAGGGTGGTGCTGCCGCTCGCGATGCCGTCATTGATGGCCACCGGCCTCTATGTCTTCATGATTGCCTGGAACGAATTCCTCTTCGCCCTCCTCTTCCTGGCCGCCGACCCCGACAAGTGGACGGTCTCCCTGGGACTGCAGCAACTGGCGAACGGCATCGAGGTTCCCAAGACAGTTCTGATGGCTGGGTCGGTGGTCCTGACCCTCCCCGTGGTACTGCTGTTCTACGCGGCGGAGCGGCTGCTGACCGAGGGCCTCACCAGCGGTGCGGACAAGGGTTAG
- a CDS encoding carbohydrate ABC transporter permease — MSSYPRAAKKRPPLTASRRENRAGLAFVTPTFVVVLIVVVIPILWTVLLAFQNAKLVDIQGMGVFGNWSFHNFVEVFTSPGFWSSLVTTLVYTVGGTLGSVVLGLIAALALRKPFRGRGLVRSTMLLPYVAPVVAVAFVWQVALSPQYGIVNHWGGKLLGWDNPIAFLSTRSYEVNLFGAHFGIPLALLTVIAFETWRYFPFAFLFLLARLQAVPDGLEEAARVDGATPTQRFRYILLPQLMPVIALLSVLRFIMTFNKFDDVYLLTGGGSGTDVVAVRVYDFLTANFDVGAAAAQALVLAVVLMVLLGIYFKFFAKKVQEEA; from the coding sequence ATGAGCTCATATCCGCGGGCCGCGAAGAAGCGCCCCCCACTCACCGCCAGCCGGCGGGAGAACCGCGCAGGCCTGGCCTTCGTCACACCCACCTTCGTCGTCGTGCTGATCGTCGTCGTCATCCCGATCCTCTGGACCGTCCTGCTGGCCTTCCAGAACGCCAAGCTGGTCGACATCCAGGGCATGGGGGTGTTCGGCAACTGGTCCTTCCACAACTTCGTGGAGGTGTTCACCTCCCCCGGCTTCTGGTCGAGCCTGGTCACCACGCTCGTCTACACCGTCGGCGGCACCCTGGGCTCCGTCGTGCTCGGACTGATCGCCGCCCTCGCGCTGCGCAAGCCGTTCCGCGGGCGTGGCCTGGTGCGCAGCACCATGCTCCTGCCGTACGTCGCCCCCGTCGTCGCCGTCGCCTTCGTCTGGCAGGTCGCGCTCAGCCCCCAGTACGGCATCGTCAACCACTGGGGCGGCAAGCTGCTCGGCTGGGACAACCCCATCGCGTTCCTCTCCACACGCAGCTACGAAGTGAACCTGTTCGGCGCGCACTTCGGGATACCGCTGGCGCTGCTGACCGTCATCGCCTTCGAGACCTGGCGGTACTTCCCGTTCGCCTTCCTCTTCCTCCTCGCCCGGCTCCAGGCCGTACCGGACGGACTCGAAGAGGCGGCCCGCGTGGACGGCGCGACCCCCACCCAGCGGTTCCGGTACATCCTGCTCCCCCAACTGATGCCGGTCATCGCACTGCTGAGCGTGCTGCGCTTCATCATGACCTTCAACAAGTTCGACGACGTCTACCTGCTCACCGGCGGGGGCTCCGGCACCGACGTCGTGGCCGTGCGCGTGTACGACTTCCTGACCGCGAACTTCGACGTGGGCGCGGCGGCCGCACAGGCCCTGGTCCTCGCGGTCGTGCTGATGGTCCTGCTCGGCATCTATTTCAAGTTCTTCGCCAAGAAGGTTCAGGAGGAGGCGTGA
- a CDS encoding ABC transporter substrate-binding protein → MRTWIRRSTKTAAGALAAVLGVGVLAGCSTDTGAAKPDNKITVWSQENLPPQMAVTKKIVARFEKRTGIKVKVVGVDENQLPQLIMSAAAAGTLPDVIGAVPIGQVWQMYTNGLLNTKISGQIVNSLDRTTFDANALRLTSDKTTQLAVPSDAWLQILVYRKDMLAKAGLPVPDTYPKLLKAAQTLKTPSRSGISVATDPSDVFTQQSFEDLALANNCQLVNGAGDVTLDSPACRDTFGVYNKLGSTYGAPGTQTVDSTRATYFAGKSGMVLWSTFLLDELAGLRNDALPSCPQCKNDKQFLSDNSGVVTALSGSAGKKPAQFGEVASWVATKTAETSASTTFIRYMMDQGLQDWIGMAPEGQIPVRHGTAADPDKFLTAWRHSAIGVDDRKPLDQVFPTQLLDQLVAGVSNMQRWGFKQGQGALVGATNGQLPVPKAISAMTGGQISPGQAAEEADDDVSALQKSLQ, encoded by the coding sequence ATGCGTACGTGGATCCGTCGGTCGACGAAGACCGCAGCGGGCGCGCTGGCGGCGGTGTTGGGCGTCGGCGTACTCGCCGGATGCTCGACAGACACCGGCGCGGCCAAACCGGACAACAAGATCACCGTGTGGTCACAGGAGAACCTGCCGCCGCAGATGGCGGTGACGAAGAAGATCGTCGCCCGCTTCGAGAAGCGGACCGGCATCAAGGTCAAAGTGGTCGGGGTGGACGAGAACCAGCTCCCGCAGCTGATCATGTCCGCCGCCGCGGCCGGCACCCTGCCCGATGTCATCGGTGCCGTCCCGATCGGCCAGGTCTGGCAGATGTACACCAACGGTCTGCTGAACACGAAGATCAGCGGCCAGATCGTCAACAGCCTCGACCGCACGACATTCGACGCCAACGCGCTACGGCTGACCAGCGACAAGACGACCCAGCTCGCCGTGCCCTCCGACGCCTGGCTGCAGATTCTCGTCTACCGCAAGGACATGCTGGCCAAGGCGGGGCTGCCGGTGCCCGACACCTATCCCAAGCTGCTCAAGGCGGCACAGACCCTCAAGACACCGAGCCGGTCGGGGATCTCGGTCGCCACCGATCCCAGCGACGTGTTCACCCAGCAGAGCTTCGAGGACCTCGCGCTCGCCAACAACTGCCAGCTGGTGAACGGCGCCGGCGACGTCACACTGGACTCCCCCGCCTGCCGGGACACCTTCGGTGTGTACAACAAGCTCGGCAGTACCTACGGCGCACCCGGCACCCAGACCGTCGACTCGACCCGCGCCACCTACTTCGCCGGCAAGTCCGGCATGGTGCTGTGGTCCACGTTCCTCCTCGACGAACTGGCGGGACTGCGTAACGACGCACTGCCCAGCTGCCCGCAGTGCAAGAACGACAAGCAGTTCCTGTCCGACAACAGCGGTGTCGTCACGGCCCTCTCCGGCTCCGCGGGCAAGAAGCCGGCCCAGTTCGGCGAAGTCGCCTCCTGGGTCGCGACGAAGACGGCCGAGACCTCCGCGTCGACCACCTTCATCCGGTACATGATGGACCAAGGGCTCCAGGACTGGATCGGCATGGCTCCCGAGGGCCAGATCCCCGTGCGGCACGGCACAGCCGCCGACCCCGACAAGTTCCTGACCGCCTGGCGGCACAGCGCGATCGGCGTCGACGACCGCAAACCGCTCGACCAGGTCTTCCCCACCCAGCTCCTGGACCAACTCGTCGCCGGCGTCAGCAACATGCAGCGCTGGGGCTTCAAACAAGGCCAGGGCGCCCTCGTCGGCGCCACCAACGGCCAGCTACCGGTGCCCAAGGCGATCAGCGCCATGACCGGCGGCCAGATCTCACCCGGCCAGGCGGCCGAGGAAGCCGACGATGACGTCTCCGCACTGCAGAAATCCCTCCAGTAA
- a CDS encoding zinc-dependent alcohol dehydrogenase — translation MERVVQFTGPRQVEVAEHDSAPLPPGHLRVRTRYSGVSAGTELTAYRGTNPYLTRTWDPEARIFRDGAAGIEYPVAGWGYSEVGEVTEISDELTGTPGLPAVGDLVWGIWGHRSEGIVPVERMIGHTLPAGLDPLAGTFARVGAIAYNAVLASDIHVGEDVAIFGQGVIGLLTTRLAQLNGGRVTAVDALDGRLDTARRYGATTTLNAVAGGVAEAIRAATEERGADVAIEISGVYPALHEAVRSVTVGGRVVASGFYQGDAIGLRLGDEFHHNRVQLICSQIGGVPPQLSGRWTVERLQRTFLALVAEGRVDVTSLVSHVVPADEAAEAYVLLDERPADALQVILEF, via the coding sequence GTGGAACGCGTCGTCCAGTTCACCGGCCCGCGACAGGTCGAAGTCGCCGAGCACGACAGCGCCCCGCTGCCCCCGGGCCATCTCCGGGTGCGTACGCGCTACTCGGGTGTGTCGGCGGGCACCGAACTCACCGCGTATCGCGGCACCAACCCCTACCTGACCCGCACCTGGGACCCGGAGGCGCGGATCTTCCGGGACGGCGCCGCCGGCATCGAGTACCCCGTCGCCGGCTGGGGCTACTCGGAGGTCGGCGAGGTGACCGAGATCTCGGACGAACTCACCGGCACACCGGGACTGCCGGCCGTCGGCGACCTGGTCTGGGGCATCTGGGGCCACCGCAGCGAAGGCATCGTCCCGGTGGAACGGATGATCGGGCACACCCTCCCGGCGGGCCTCGACCCGCTCGCCGGCACCTTCGCCCGGGTCGGCGCCATCGCGTACAACGCGGTCCTGGCCTCCGACATCCACGTCGGCGAGGACGTCGCCATCTTCGGCCAGGGTGTCATCGGACTGCTCACCACCCGGCTCGCCCAGCTCAACGGCGGCCGGGTGACAGCGGTCGACGCCCTGGACGGGCGGCTCGACACCGCACGCCGGTACGGCGCGACCACCACCCTGAACGCCGTCGCCGGGGGCGTCGCCGAGGCGATCCGCGCCGCCACAGAAGAGCGGGGCGCGGACGTCGCCATCGAGATCAGTGGTGTGTACCCGGCCCTCCACGAGGCGGTGCGCTCCGTCACCGTCGGTGGCCGCGTCGTCGCCTCCGGGTTCTACCAGGGGGACGCCATCGGTCTGCGCCTCGGCGACGAGTTCCATCACAACCGCGTACAGCTGATCTGTTCCCAGATCGGTGGTGTGCCACCGCAGCTCTCCGGCCGCTGGACCGTGGAGCGTCTCCAGCGCACCTTCCTGGCACTCGTCGCCGAAGGCCGTGTCGACGTGACCTCACTCGTCAGCCATGTCGTACCGGCCGACGAAGCGGCCGAAGCCTATGTCCTGCTGGACGAGCGTCCCGCCGACGCCCTCCAGGTCATCCTGGAATTCTGA
- a CDS encoding sugar phosphate isomerase/epimerase family protein encodes MLKTACQEQLLPGDTLQEKWEFATAAGFDAIELRARGDLHFESRLPELRQALADGVVMPTVCVDMLHFFGAFDADLRRDAIVQMKSQLTVIAELGGLGAQTPASYGMFSTRLPPFQPPRGAEEERTVLLEGLTELGEHARREGVSLFLEPLNRYEDHMVNRLEQAAELIRAVGLDSVKIGIDSYHMNIEESDPAAAIIAAAPYIGHAQVSDSNRFQPGAGHLDWPAWLGALHAVGYDGYLAAECRLTGDPVEAVRSIPAFLHRSGA; translated from the coding sequence ATGCTCAAGACCGCTTGCCAGGAGCAGTTGCTGCCCGGGGACACCCTCCAGGAGAAGTGGGAGTTCGCGACGGCCGCCGGGTTCGACGCCATCGAACTGCGCGCCCGAGGCGACCTCCACTTCGAGAGCCGGCTGCCCGAGCTGCGCCAGGCCCTCGCCGACGGTGTGGTCATGCCGACCGTTTGCGTGGACATGCTCCACTTCTTCGGTGCCTTCGACGCGGACCTGCGCCGCGACGCGATCGTCCAGATGAAGTCCCAGCTCACCGTGATCGCCGAGCTGGGCGGGCTCGGTGCCCAGACACCCGCGTCCTACGGGATGTTCTCCACGCGTCTGCCGCCGTTCCAGCCGCCGCGCGGCGCCGAGGAGGAGCGCACGGTGCTGCTGGAGGGACTCACCGAACTCGGCGAGCACGCACGGCGCGAGGGAGTGTCCCTGTTCCTCGAACCGCTCAACCGGTACGAGGACCACATGGTCAACCGGCTGGAGCAGGCGGCCGAGTTGATCCGTGCCGTCGGCCTCGACTCGGTGAAGATCGGCATCGACAGCTATCACATGAACATCGAGGAGAGCGATCCCGCTGCCGCGATCATCGCCGCCGCGCCCTACATCGGACACGCGCAGGTCAGCGACTCCAACCGGTTCCAGCCCGGCGCCGGGCACCTCGACTGGCCGGCCTGGCTCGGCGCTCTGCACGCCGTCGGCTACGACGGCTACCTCGCCGCCGAATGCAGGCTCACCGGCGACCCCGTCGAGGCCGTCCGCTCCATCCCCGCCTTCCTCCACAGGTCCGGCGCGTGA
- a CDS encoding MGH1-like glycoside hydrolase domain-containing protein: protein MTTPAHPLTGTELRTLRNEAARVLFTNWTGTSTVPSATLYPHQWSWDSAFIAIGLRHLSPRRAQLELETLLGAQWHDGRVPHIVFNPSVPLDSYFPSPDFWRSSTAGAEAGAPRGVETSGIVQPPVHALAARLVHEADPDASRRRNFLRRIYPKLTAWHAYLMENRDIGRHGLVSVIHPWEPGMDNSPCWDGPLSRVEPAPASSFRRADLVHSDAADRPTDLDYGRYVRLAATYRNNGYRDAGTPHPFVVEDPGFNALLIASEHALAAIAETLGEDPRPHRARAEKLTTALVNRLWSPQDELFLCYDVRAGGLIDAKSVTGLLPLLVPGLPDDIAKALQRTAAGEHFGLGSTTALVPSYDLRGQAYDPARYWRGPAWFNINWVVERGLRQYGALHSADTLTRAVLASSAASGFAEYVDPRTGQARGTTSFSWTAAVVLDLLGRTMEEDR from the coding sequence ATGACAACCCCCGCACACCCACTCACCGGTACGGAACTGCGCACCCTGCGCAACGAGGCGGCCCGTGTCCTGTTCACCAACTGGACAGGCACCTCCACCGTCCCCTCGGCCACGCTCTACCCGCACCAGTGGAGCTGGGACTCCGCCTTCATCGCGATCGGGCTACGCCATCTCTCCCCGCGCAGAGCCCAGTTGGAGCTGGAGACACTGCTGGGCGCGCAGTGGCACGACGGTCGCGTCCCGCACATCGTCTTCAACCCCTCGGTCCCGCTCGACTCGTACTTCCCGAGCCCGGACTTCTGGCGCTCGTCCACGGCAGGTGCCGAAGCGGGGGCGCCGCGCGGGGTCGAGACCTCGGGCATCGTGCAACCGCCGGTCCACGCCCTGGCCGCCCGGCTCGTCCACGAGGCCGACCCGGACGCCTCGCGTCGCCGGAACTTCCTGCGCCGGATCTACCCCAAGCTGACAGCGTGGCACGCCTACCTCATGGAGAACCGGGACATCGGGCGGCACGGTCTGGTGTCGGTGATCCACCCGTGGGAGCCCGGTATGGACAACAGCCCTTGCTGGGACGGTCCGTTGTCCCGCGTCGAGCCGGCTCCCGCCTCCTCGTTCCGTCGCGCCGACCTCGTCCACTCGGATGCGGCGGACCGGCCGACGGACCTGGACTACGGGCGCTACGTCCGCCTCGCGGCGACCTACCGGAACAACGGCTACCGGGACGCCGGAACACCTCACCCGTTCGTGGTCGAAGACCCGGGCTTCAACGCGCTGCTCATCGCCTCCGAACACGCACTCGCCGCCATCGCCGAAACGCTCGGCGAAGACCCCCGCCCCCACCGGGCACGCGCCGAAAAGCTGACGACGGCCCTGGTGAACCGGTTGTGGAGCCCGCAGGACGAGCTGTTCCTCTGCTACGACGTCCGGGCAGGCGGCCTGATCGACGCGAAGAGCGTGACGGGCCTGCTGCCCCTGCTGGTCCCCGGACTGCCCGACGACATCGCGAAGGCGCTGCAACGCACCGCGGCCGGGGAGCACTTCGGGCTCGGCTCCACGACCGCGCTCGTCCCCAGCTACGACCTGCGGGGGCAGGCCTACGACCCGGCACGCTACTGGCGCGGCCCCGCCTGGTTCAACATCAACTGGGTCGTCGAGCGCGGACTGCGCCAGTACGGTGCCCTCCACAGCGCCGACACGCTGACCCGGGCCGTCCTCGCCTCGTCCGCCGCATCGGGATTCGCCGAGTACGTGGACCCGCGCACCGGCCAGGCGCGCGGCACGACCAGTTTCAGCTGGACAGCGGCCGTCGTCCTCGATCTGCTGGGCCGCACCATGGAGGAAGACCGATGA
- a CDS encoding amylo-alpha-1,6-glucosidase: MTQQGRLLVHAGTFAVLDAQGDAHGGHGTTPDGLFVYDGRHLSRWELSIDGAAPQTLVAAGQDEDTTAVLTPAGTRDEPPRCTLFRQQTLREGVLTEQIHVLSNVAHTTDILITLHVDVDFADQFELRTDRRTYPKPGATRTVTDSRDGVTFAYLREAWHATTVITAQPAPVITAPTPEGTSRLLSWQLTLPGHGSADLTVTVAPRAGGTDRTDDRAPTRSTAGHGRNRPAAGELAHEQALTTPGAHPDLARACSQGLTDLDRLRVPATGPDGETLYVPGAGVPWFLTLFGRDSLLTSYFALPYRPGLANATLLALAATQATAYDAGRIAEPGKIVHEIRHGELAHFGQVPYGRYYGSVDSTPLFLVLLHAYVDRTADTALALQLERHARAAVEWMFRDGGLDGAGYLVYEADEKGLLNQNWKDSAGAICFADGTQASGAIAAAEVQGYAYDALRRTAALARTVWQDTTYADRLESAATRLRERFRDDFWMPARNFPALALDGDGRQADALASDAGHLLWSGILDTDDARAVGRRLLEPDFFSGWGIRTLAAGQTSYHPLSYHRGSIWPHDNAVIVLGMARSGLHDEAAAVTGGLLDVAAQHGHRLPEVISGYGREEAQRAVPYPHANSPQAWAAATPLALLTASAGRTES; the protein is encoded by the coding sequence ATGACACAACAGGGTCGGCTGCTGGTGCACGCGGGCACGTTCGCCGTCCTCGATGCCCAGGGGGACGCGCACGGCGGTCACGGGACCACCCCGGACGGCCTGTTCGTCTACGACGGCAGGCATCTGAGCCGCTGGGAGCTGAGCATCGACGGCGCCGCACCTCAAACACTGGTGGCGGCAGGACAGGACGAGGACACCACTGCCGTACTGACTCCTGCCGGCACCCGGGACGAGCCGCCCCGTTGCACTCTCTTCCGGCAACAGACCCTGCGCGAAGGGGTTCTGACGGAACAGATCCATGTCCTGAGCAACGTCGCCCACACCACGGACATACTGATCACCCTCCACGTCGACGTGGACTTCGCCGACCAGTTCGAGCTGCGCACCGACCGCCGCACCTACCCGAAACCGGGAGCCACCCGAACGGTCACCGACAGCCGCGACGGCGTCACCTTTGCCTACTTGCGCGAGGCATGGCACGCGACAACGGTGATCACGGCACAGCCTGCACCCGTCATCACGGCGCCAACGCCCGAGGGCACGTCCAGGCTGCTCAGCTGGCAACTCACCCTCCCCGGACACGGCAGCGCGGACCTCACCGTGACAGTCGCGCCCCGGGCGGGCGGCACCGACCGTACGGACGACCGAGCACCCACCCGAAGCACGGCCGGCCACGGCCGAAACCGCCCAGCCGCAGGGGAGTTGGCCCACGAGCAAGCGCTCACCACGCCTGGCGCCCACCCGGACCTGGCCCGTGCCTGCTCCCAAGGTCTCACCGACCTCGACCGGCTACGCGTCCCGGCCACCGGCCCGGACGGTGAGACCCTGTACGTGCCGGGAGCGGGTGTGCCGTGGTTCCTGACGTTGTTCGGCCGCGACTCGCTGCTGACCTCGTACTTCGCCCTGCCCTACCGGCCGGGACTCGCCAACGCCACACTCCTCGCGCTCGCGGCGACACAGGCGACGGCGTACGACGCCGGCCGGATCGCCGAGCCCGGGAAGATCGTCCACGAGATCCGGCACGGTGAACTCGCCCACTTCGGCCAGGTCCCGTACGGCCGTTACTACGGCTCCGTCGACAGCACCCCGCTCTTTCTCGTGCTGCTCCACGCCTATGTCGACCGGACGGCTGACACCGCACTCGCCCTCCAGCTGGAGCGGCACGCCCGCGCGGCCGTGGAGTGGATGTTCCGCGACGGCGGGCTCGACGGCGCCGGCTATCTCGTCTACGAGGCCGACGAGAAGGGCCTCCTCAACCAGAACTGGAAGGACTCCGCCGGCGCCATCTGCTTCGCCGACGGAACCCAGGCATCCGGCGCCATCGCCGCGGCGGAAGTACAGGGTTACGCCTACGACGCGCTCCGCCGCACCGCGGCTCTGGCACGAACGGTATGGCAGGACACGACGTATGCCGACCGACTGGAGTCCGCGGCGACCCGACTGCGCGAGCGGTTCCGCGACGACTTCTGGATGCCGGCCCGGAACTTCCCCGCGCTCGCCCTGGACGGCGACGGGCGGCAGGCCGACGCGCTTGCCTCGGACGCCGGGCATCTGCTGTGGTCGGGCATCCTGGACACCGACGACGCCCGAGCGGTCGGCCGACGCCTGCTCGAACCCGACTTCTTCTCCGGCTGGGGCATCCGCACCCTGGCGGCCGGCCAGACGTCGTACCACCCCCTGTCGTACCACCGCGGCAGCATCTGGCCGCACGACAACGCGGTCATCGTCCTGGGGATGGCGCGCAGCGGCCTGCACGACGAGGCCGCGGCAGTGACCGGGGGCCTGCTCGACGTCGCGGCCCAGCACGGTCATCGGCTGCCCGAGGTCATCTCCGGCTACGGACGTGAGGAGGCGCAGCGCGCCGTCCCCTACCCGCACGCCAACTCCCCCCAGGCGTGGGCAGCGGCGACCCCCCTCGCTCTGCTCACGGCGTCGGCCGGGCGTACGGAATCCTGA